The Halogranum gelatinilyticum genome contains a region encoding:
- the argF gene encoding ornithine carbamoyltransferase: MLDVDHLVDIDTLSPEDLETVLDRAEAQKSGADDTQLPQTTMGMLFEKPSTRTRISFETGMTELGGHAIFLGPEDIQLGHGEPLKDTSRVLSRYVDVVMARLFDHADLLEIATYSDVPVVNGLTDEAHPCQTLADLLTIREAFDGFDDVQATWVGDGNNVGQSFVLGCALAGIDLTVCTPPEYGMSDAVLKRADELGHAPEVVEDPVEAVSDADVLYTDVWVSMGQEDRRAEKLAAFDGYQVNMDLLSETDAVVMHCLPAHRGEEITDDVLESDRVLVWDQAENRLHAQKGLLVELME, from the coding sequence ATGTTGGACGTCGACCATCTCGTCGACATCGACACGCTCTCGCCCGAGGACCTGGAGACCGTCTTGGACCGCGCGGAGGCACAGAAATCCGGCGCGGATGACACCCAACTGCCGCAGACGACGATGGGGATGCTCTTCGAGAAGCCCTCGACGCGGACGCGCATCTCCTTCGAGACCGGGATGACCGAGCTGGGCGGCCACGCCATCTTCCTCGGTCCCGAGGACATCCAACTCGGCCACGGCGAGCCGCTGAAAGACACCTCGCGCGTCCTCTCGCGCTACGTCGACGTGGTGATGGCACGGCTGTTCGACCACGCCGACCTGCTGGAGATCGCGACCTACTCGGACGTGCCCGTCGTCAACGGCCTGACCGACGAGGCCCATCCGTGTCAGACGCTGGCTGATCTGCTGACCATCAGAGAGGCCTTCGACGGCTTCGACGACGTGCAGGCGACGTGGGTCGGCGACGGCAACAACGTCGGCCAGTCGTTCGTCCTCGGCTGCGCGCTGGCGGGCATCGACCTCACGGTCTGCACCCCGCCGGAGTACGGCATGAGCGACGCCGTCCTCAAACGCGCCGACGAGTTGGGACATGCTCCCGAAGTCGTCGAAGACCCGGTCGAGGCCGTCTCTGATGCAGATGTGCTCTACACCGACGTCTGGGTCAGCATGGGTCAGGAGGACCGGCGCGCGGAGAAGCTGGCCGCCTTCGACGGCTATCAGGTCAACATGGACCTGCTGAGCGAGACCGACGCGGTCGTGATGCACTGTCTCCCCGCCCACCGCGGCGAGGAGATCACCGACGACGTGTTGGAGTCCGACCGCGTGCTCGTCTGGGACCAGGCAGAGAACCGCCTGCACGCCCAGAAGGGGCTGCTCGTCGAGTTGATGGAGTAG
- a CDS encoding [LysW]-lysine hydrolase → MSTVKLTEQTEEAIDTEARQLLFDLVSTPSVSGEEEAAAQVLVDYFESHDREVWIDDVGNVRAPADDRVLLTSHIDTVPGDIPVEVKDGEGDSGASLWGRGSVDATGPLAAMAVAAVETGMSFIGVVGEEVDSRGSLHVVEEGRDAPGAVVNGEPSGWEGITLGYRGLLAGTYVATSESGHTSRPENNAIQDGLDWWRKVEDAFETDEWTPVFERVTCKPVTMSGGTTEDGLSVETTMDIQFRVPPEMTIDEVREIADSKLNGGTVRWYDSVPPVMMSPRTDVARAFRVAIRQAGGDPRLLRKTGTSDMNVFAGEWDCPMVTYGPGDSDLDHAPNEHLPLDEYDTSIDVLVSVCERLGGDE, encoded by the coding sequence ATGAGTACCGTCAAGCTCACCGAACAGACCGAGGAAGCCATCGACACCGAGGCGCGCCAACTGCTCTTCGACCTCGTCTCGACGCCGTCGGTGTCGGGCGAGGAGGAGGCGGCAGCGCAGGTGCTCGTCGACTACTTCGAGTCTCACGACCGCGAGGTCTGGATCGACGACGTCGGCAACGTGCGCGCACCCGCCGACGACCGCGTCCTCTTGACCTCTCACATTGACACCGTCCCCGGCGACATCCCCGTCGAAGTGAAAGACGGCGAGGGTGATTCCGGGGCGTCGCTGTGGGGTCGCGGCAGCGTCGACGCGACTGGCCCGCTGGCGGCGATGGCCGTCGCGGCCGTCGAGACCGGCATGAGCTTTATTGGAGTTGTTGGCGAAGAGGTCGACTCCCGCGGCTCGCTCCACGTCGTCGAAGAGGGCCGCGACGCGCCCGGCGCGGTCGTCAACGGCGAACCCAGCGGCTGGGAGGGCATCACGCTCGGCTACCGTGGCCTGCTCGCGGGCACCTACGTCGCCACGAGCGAATCGGGACACACCTCCCGTCCGGAGAACAATGCGATTCAGGACGGGTTGGACTGGTGGCGGAAGGTCGAAGACGCCTTCGAGACCGACGAGTGGACGCCCGTCTTCGAGCGCGTCACCTGCAAGCCCGTGACGATGTCGGGCGGGACGACCGAGGACGGTCTCTCCGTCGAGACGACGATGGACATCCAGTTCCGCGTCCCTCCGGAGATGACCATCGACGAAGTGCGCGAGATCGCGGACTCGAAACTCAACGGCGGGACCGTCCGCTGGTACGACTCCGTGCCGCCGGTGATGATGAGCCCCCGGACCGACGTGGCTCGGGCGTTCCGCGTCGCCATCCGCCAGGCTGGCGGCGACCCCCGCCTGCTCCGGAAGACCGGCACGAGCGACATGAACGTCTTCGCGGGCGAGTGGGACTGCCCGATGGTCACCTACGGCCCGGGCGACTCGGACCTCGACCACGCGCCCAACGAACATCTCCCGCTCGACGAGTACGACACCTCTATCGACGTCCTCGTCTCGGTGTGTGAACGCCTCGGAGGTGACGAGTGA
- a CDS encoding aspartate aminotransferase family protein: MSGFVFNEKPITIESGEGPYLYSDRGTKFLDMGANYAVTPLGHSHPAVTEAIQEQAEKLTYVQASYPVDVRTELYEKLSVLGPGNLDNVWLCNSGTEANEAAMKFARAATGNSKIVATKRGFHGRTMGALAMTWKKKYKAPYEPLAGDIEFVTYGDSEELAEAVDDETAAVFLEPVQGEGGIHPATVDYLEHAREVTEDAGAALVFDEIQTGVGRTGTLWACEQAGVVPDMLTAAKGIANGLPLGATLCADWITEDFGDHGSTFSGGPVVSAAANATLDTIVEEDLPAHAGELGDYLMENIQTAAEEHDLPVRDVRGQGLMVGIEVKRGANRLLKQLALNEQILALPAGRSVLRLLPPLVIDESHADRMTDALTEVLK, encoded by the coding sequence ATGAGCGGTTTCGTCTTCAACGAGAAGCCCATCACCATCGAGTCCGGTGAGGGGCCGTATCTCTACAGCGACCGGGGCACGAAGTTCCTCGACATGGGCGCGAACTACGCCGTCACACCGCTCGGCCACTCCCATCCCGCAGTCACCGAAGCGATTCAGGAGCAGGCCGAGAAGCTGACCTACGTGCAGGCCTCGTACCCCGTCGACGTCCGCACCGAACTCTACGAGAAGCTCTCGGTGCTCGGGCCAGGGAATTTGGACAACGTCTGGCTCTGTAACTCCGGGACGGAGGCCAACGAGGCGGCAATGAAGTTCGCCCGCGCAGCCACGGGCAACTCGAAAATCGTCGCTACGAAGCGCGGTTTCCACGGCCGCACGATGGGCGCGCTGGCGATGACGTGGAAGAAGAAGTACAAAGCGCCCTACGAGCCGCTCGCCGGCGACATCGAGTTCGTCACCTACGGCGATTCTGAAGAATTGGCCGAGGCCGTCGACGACGAAACCGCCGCGGTCTTCCTCGAACCCGTCCAGGGTGAGGGTGGAATCCACCCCGCGACGGTCGACTATCTCGAACACGCCCGCGAAGTGACCGAAGATGCGGGTGCCGCGCTCGTCTTCGACGAGATTCAGACCGGCGTCGGCCGGACGGGAACGCTCTGGGCCTGCGAACAGGCCGGTGTCGTCCCGGATATGCTGACGGCCGCGAAGGGCATCGCCAACGGCCTCCCGCTGGGAGCGACGCTCTGTGCCGACTGGATTACCGAGGACTTCGGCGACCACGGCTCGACCTTCTCGGGCGGGCCGGTCGTCTCCGCCGCGGCGAACGCGACCCTCGACACCATCGTCGAAGAGGACCTGCCGGCGCACGCAGGGGAGCTCGGCGACTATCTGATGGAGAATATCCAGACAGCAGCCGAAGAGCACGACCTGCCTGTCCGCGACGTGCGCGGCCAGGGCCTGATGGTCGGCATCGAGGTCAAGCGCGGTGCCAATAGGCTGCTCAAACAGCTCGCGCTCAACGAGCAGATTCTCGCGCTGCCCGCGGGTCGGTCGGTGCTTCGGCTCCTGCCGCCGCTCGTCATCGACGAGAGCCACGCCGACCGCATGACGGACGCGCTGACAGAGGTGCTCAAATGA
- a CDS encoding acetylglutamate/acetylaminoadipate kinase, translated as MTHYTREDLLAAHDDLIDAQAQDCLYTDGGEPREPPVVVKIGGARAVNPEGAVGDIAHLVANGRKVVVVHGGSTAVDETLEELGEEPTYVETPSGVSGRFTDERTMEVFTMVMPGKLNTELTATLREAGVDALGLSGVDGGLLTGKRKSAVRVVEDGKKKIKRGDHSGKITDVNTELLETLLDDGYTPVATVPMLADDGVPVNADADRAAAAVAGALGAELVVLTDVEGVYADIDDPESLISSATTPADLDALKDAAEGFMTKKVMAATEALEGGAAKVIVADANVRDPITTALQGGGTHVEPGVLVDAEEVEQ; from the coding sequence ATGACACACTACACGCGCGAGGACCTCCTCGCCGCACACGACGACCTCATCGACGCACAGGCTCAAGATTGCCTCTACACGGACGGGGGCGAGCCGCGAGAGCCGCCAGTCGTCGTGAAGATCGGCGGCGCGCGCGCCGTCAACCCGGAAGGGGCGGTCGGAGACATCGCGCATCTCGTCGCCAACGGCCGCAAGGTCGTCGTCGTCCACGGCGGGTCGACGGCCGTCGACGAGACGCTCGAAGAACTCGGCGAGGAGCCGACCTACGTCGAGACGCCGTCGGGCGTCTCGGGACGGTTCACCGACGAGCGTACGATGGAGGTGTTCACGATGGTGATGCCCGGCAAGCTCAACACGGAACTCACCGCGACCCTGCGTGAGGCCGGCGTCGACGCGCTCGGCCTCTCCGGCGTCGACGGCGGGCTGCTGACTGGCAAGCGCAAGTCGGCCGTCCGCGTCGTCGAAGATGGGAAGAAGAAAATCAAGCGCGGTGACCACTCGGGGAAGATTACCGACGTCAACACCGAACTCCTCGAGACGCTGCTCGACGACGGCTACACGCCCGTCGCGACCGTCCCGATGCTCGCCGACGACGGCGTTCCCGTGAACGCCGACGCCGACCGCGCGGCCGCCGCCGTCGCGGGCGCGCTCGGCGCGGAACTCGTCGTCCTCACCGACGTCGAGGGCGTCTACGCCGACATCGACGACCCCGAGAGCCTCATCTCGTCGGCGACGACGCCCGCGGATTTGGATGCACTCAAAGACGCCGCCGAGGGCTTCATGACGAAGAAGGTCATGGCGGCCACGGAGGCACTCGAAGGCGGGGCCGCGAAGGTCATCGTCGCCGACGCCAACGTCCGTGACCCCATCACGACGGCACTGCAGGGCGGCGGTACGCACGTCGAACCCGGCGTGCTGGTCGATGCAGAGGAGGTCGAGCAGTAA